The DNA window GTCGGCTCCTCGCCGCCGAACTCCTGCACCACCGCCACCTTCTCAAGGCCGTAGCGTTCGGCGAAGTAGGGCCACGCCGCGTGAAAGGCGATGTACTTGCGCGTCTTCGCCTTGCCGAGCTCCGTTCTGATCTCCTGGTCCAGTGCCGTCAACCGCTGGTGAAAGTCCTTCCGGCGCTTCTCGTAGTGATCCTTGCCGGCCGGATCCGCCGCCATCAGCCCCTGTACCAGCACCGGCACGAGTGCGTCTCTCACGCGGATCGGGTCCAGCCAGAAATGCGGGTTGAACTCCTCCTCACCGTGGTGATCCTCTTCCTTTGCGGCTACCTTCTCCTCACCGTGGTGATCTTCTTCCTTCTTGGCTACCTTCTCCTCACCGTGGTGATCTTCTTCCTTCTTGGCTACCTTCTCCTCGCCGTGGTGATCCTCTTCCTTCTTGGCTACCTTTTCCTCACCGTGGTGATCCTCTTCCTTTGCGGTCTCCTCGCCGTGATGATCGTCCTCTCCTTCCACGGGGTTCAGGTTCGGCGCCTCGATCAGGTGCATGGCTTCGATTCCCTTCGGAGCGGCTCCGAGCAGCCTGTCGGACCATCCGTCAAAGCCTCCTCCGATGGCGACGAAAACGCGCGCCCCGGCAAGCGTTCGCAGGTCGCTCGGCACCGGCTCGAACGTATGGGGGCTCGCCCCGGGCGGCACCAGCGCATGTACCGTGACCCGCTCGCCACCCAACTCTTCGACGATATACGCCACCGGGATCACGCTGGTGACGACGTTCAACGGCTCGCCGCTCGCCGGGACCGCAACCGCGCCGATCCAACAGCCCGCAAGAATGGCAAGGAACAGACTCACAGTTCTCCTCATGGCACGATCCTCCTGATCAAAAGGCAATTGAGAAGATATTCTCATGGATTTCCCTTTTGTCAAGCGCTGCGCCGGAACATTTCGTTCTCACCGCACCACGCGCAGGTTGACCTTTCCGTCCGGGCCGGCCTGGACCACGTAGGTGTCCATGCGCGGCAGGATCTCCTCGATGGTTTCCAGATAGAGCCGTTCCTCGGTGAGCCCGGGGGTCTTGCGGTGCTCCCGCGCGAGGCGGAGGAAACGCTCCCCTTCGCCCTTGGCGATCTCCACGCGCCGATGGCGCGCGGCCTCGGCCTGGGTCACGCGATGCTCCGCCTCTCCCTCGGCTTCCGCGAGGATCTGGGCGCGGTCGGCGCGCGCCTCGTCCACCACCCGCTCCTTGTCCGCCAGCGCGCTCTGCACCTCCTGGAAGGCCTGCCGCACGCCGCCCTGCTCCGGCGGCGCCAGCGCCTCGACGTTCACCGACTGGATCTCGATTCCCGAACCGTGATCATCGAGTATCGCTTGCACCCGCCGCTGCACCGTGTCCAGGAGCTCGTTCCGCCGGGTGGTGAGGGCCGCGTCCACGCTCTCGCCGGCGAGGAACCGGGTCACGATCCGGCGCCCGGCCCGGCGCAGCAGCTCCCGCGGGTCCTCGTGCGACACCTCGAAGCGCGTCAGGCTGCCGATGCTGTACTGGATGCCCAGCCGGCCGACGATGACGTTGGTGTCGCCCAGCAGCCAGAGGGACTCGGACGCGCCCGTGACGTTGCCTGTCGGCTCCCGGTGTTCCACCGGTATCAGGAAGTTCGTGGCCGTCCGCGCCACCACCACCTGCCCGAGCGGCCACGGCGGGTTCCAATGGATGCCCGGAAGCACGTCGCGGCCCACGGCCTTGCCGAGGACGTAAGCCACCGCGCTCTCGTCGGATTCGACGTTGTAGATCCCGAGGGCGAGCCAGCCGGCGAGCAGGAGAGCGCCGCCGAGAAGCGTCCGGTTTCGTGTGCTTCGGGTCATGAGCCGGTGTTTTCCTGGCTTGGCACCGGCGCCGCGACACGGGGATCCTTGCCCGCCGCGTCCGGCACTCGCTTCTCGGCCGCGGGCGCATCGCCGTCCCGCGCCCCGGCGCCCGGAATCCTGGAGGTCAGGATCTCCAGGAACGGCGAATCCGCGGGCAGGACCAGGGTGGTCTTCTCGTTCAGCACCTTCTTGTAGGCTTCCAGCGTACGCAGGAAACGATAGAACTCCGCGTGCCCCTGGTAGGCTTCCGCGTAGATGCGCGCCGCCTCGGCCTCGCCGCGGCCGCGCAGCACGGCGGCCTTGGCCTCGGCCTCGGCGATGATGCGCGCGCGTTCCTTTTCGGCGCGGGCGGCGATCTTCTGCGCCTCGGCCCGCCCCTCCGAGCGAAACCCGCGGGCGATGCGCGCGCGCTCGGCGCGCATGCGCGCGAACACGCTGTCGAGGTTCTGTTGCGGGAAGATGAGGCGCGTCACCCCCAGGCTCACCACCTCGATGCCGAGGTCCTCCCGCGCCACCCCGGCCACCGCCCGCTCCACCGAACCTTCCAGCTCGGCGAGGCTGGCGCCGTTGCCGGAAGTTCCCAGGATCGTGCCGAAGGGCCGGCCGCCCAGCGCGCTGCCCAGCTCGGACTGCACCAGCGCGGCGAGCCGGTTCTCCGCGAAATCCCGGGTGCGCAGCGCCGCCAG is part of the Deltaproteobacteria bacterium genome and encodes:
- a CDS encoding zinc ABC transporter substrate-binding protein; amino-acid sequence: MRRTVSLFLAILAGCWIGAVAVPASGEPLNVVTSVIPVAYIVEELGGERVTVHALVPPGASPHTFEPVPSDLRTLAGARVFVAIGGGFDGWSDRLLGAAPKGIEAMHLIEAPNLNPVEGEDDHHGEETAKEEDHHGEEKVAKKEEDHHGEEKVAKKEEDHHGEEKVAKKEEDHHGEEKVAAKEEDHHGEEEFNPHFWLDPIRVRDALVPVLVQGLMAADPAGKDHYEKRRKDFHQRLTALDQEIRTELGKAKTRKYIAFHAAWPYFAERYGLEKVAVVQEFGGEEPTPREVATLVRDARAAGVGAILVEPQLNPRVAQTIAAEFGAGTVVVDPVGDPGDPARDSYEDLMRFNARAFGQALQGKRN
- a CDS encoding protease modulator HflC — translated: MTRRVLAVLVLTLAVFAAATSFVVVDEKSHAVITQFGKPVSVLSEAGLYLKLPVPVQRANLLDKRILITNTRETELLTADKKNVLVSTYISWKIADPVRYLAALRTRDFAENRLAALVQSELGSALGGRPFGTILGTSGNGASLAELEGSVERAVAGVAREDLGIEVVSLGVTRLIFPQQNLDSVFARMRAERARIARGFRSEGRAEAQKIAARAEKERARIIAEAEAKAAVLRGRGEAEAARIYAEAYQGHAEFYRFLRTLEAYKKVLNEKTTLVLPADSPFLEILTSRIPGAGARDGDAPAAEKRVPDAAGKDPRVAAPVPSQENTGS
- a CDS encoding protease modulator HflK, which produces MTRSTRNRTLLGGALLLAGWLALGIYNVESDESAVAYVLGKAVGRDVLPGIHWNPPWPLGQVVVARTATNFLIPVEHREPTGNVTGASESLWLLGDTNVIVGRLGIQYSIGSLTRFEVSHEDPRELLRRAGRRIVTRFLAGESVDAALTTRRNELLDTVQRRVQAILDDHGSGIEIQSVNVEALAPPEQGGVRQAFQEVQSALADKERVVDEARADRAQILAEAEGEAEHRVTQAEAARHRRVEIAKGEGERFLRLAREHRKTPGLTEERLYLETIEEILPRMDTYVVQAGPDGKVNLRVVR